In Clostridium sporogenes, one genomic interval encodes:
- a CDS encoding penicillin-binding transpeptidase domain-containing protein, whose protein sequence is MKKKFLLIISLFSVFLILTSCSRGNKIEETFNQYKESWTKKDYQSMYSMLSEDSKKHISKESFIERYSNIYSAMEAENVSIIADKDKSDKALTIPFTLSMDTVAGKLNIKGYNITFIKENKDYKIKWNESLIFPKMNDKDIIEVEKYNAKRGNILDKNGTPLATTGIVKSVGIYPAKFKSDDEKDKINKIALILDISESYIENKLNANKNPEHFVPIVDLLDSDRDKINNLLQIKGILINDKKSRVYNGGESIGSLIGYIGSITKEELEKNKNNGYNSNSLIGKAGLESLYEKKLKGKDGGYIYIERGNEKINIAKKKEINGQDIKLSIDLDLQKKIYSEMNREKGASTAVNPKTGEVLAMVSSPSYDPNIFVTYTSNTQKDAFKKSDNLEFSNRFNDVYSPGSTVKLITAAVGLNNGIINPNLAMDIKDKNWKKDSSWGNYNVTRVKDPERAITLKDAIKYSDNIYFAKVALDLGSDNFIKGINNFGIGEDLDFEYPIDKTQVSNKGKIDEEILLADTGYGQGQILVSPLHMALAYSALGNNGDIMKPRLNISENNTAKVWKKAINTNNVNTLVNGFSSVINDSDGTASDIKIPGINIAGKTGTAEIKKTQDDNTGTENGWFVGVNTDNSRISLSMIIENVKDRGGSHFVTPKVKNIMEYYLKK, encoded by the coding sequence ATGAAGAAAAAGTTTTTATTAATAATTTCTTTATTTAGTGTATTTTTAATTTTAACTTCTTGTTCTAGGGGGAATAAAATAGAGGAAACATTTAATCAATATAAAGAGTCTTGGACAAAAAAGGATTATCAATCTATGTATAGTATGCTATCAGAAGATTCTAAAAAGCATATAAGCAAAGAGAGTTTTATTGAAAGATATAGCAATATTTATTCTGCTATGGAAGCAGAAAATGTTTCAATAATTGCTGATAAGGATAAGTCAGATAAAGCTTTGACGATTCCCTTTACGCTTTCTATGGATACCGTTGCCGGTAAATTGAATATAAAAGGATATAATATTACGTTTATAAAGGAAAATAAGGATTATAAGATAAAATGGAATGAAAGTTTAATATTTCCCAAAATGAATGATAAAGATATTATAGAAGTTGAAAAATATAATGCTAAAAGAGGTAATATATTAGATAAGAATGGAACACCTCTAGCTACCACTGGGATTGTTAAATCAGTAGGAATATATCCTGCAAAGTTTAAAAGTGATGATGAAAAGGATAAAATAAATAAAATTGCTTTAATACTTGATATTAGTGAATCTTATATTGAGAATAAACTGAATGCTAATAAAAATCCAGAACATTTTGTGCCTATAGTTGATTTACTAGATTCAGATAGAGATAAAATTAACAATCTTTTACAAATTAAAGGTATACTTATAAATGATAAAAAATCTAGAGTATATAATGGTGGAGAGAGTATAGGAAGTTTGATAGGATATATAGGCTCTATTACAAAAGAAGAATTAGAAAAAAATAAAAATAATGGCTATAATTCAAATAGTTTAATTGGAAAAGCAGGACTAGAGAGTTTATATGAGAAAAAGCTTAAAGGTAAAGATGGTGGATATATATATATAGAAAGAGGAAATGAAAAAATAAATATAGCTAAGAAAAAAGAAATTAATGGGCAAGATATAAAACTTTCTATAGATTTAGATCTACAAAAGAAAATTTATAGTGAAATGAATAGAGAAAAAGGAGCTAGTACTGCTGTGAATCCTAAAACTGGTGAAGTTTTAGCTATGGTAAGTTCACCTTCTTATGATCCTAATATATTTGTGACATATACTTCAAATACACAAAAAGATGCTTTTAAAAAGAGCGATAATTTAGAGTTTAGTAACAGATTTAATGATGTTTATTCCCCAGGATCAACTGTTAAATTGATTACTGCTGCAGTTGGACTTAATAATGGGATAATAAATCCAAATTTAGCTATGGATATCAAGGATAAAAATTGGAAAAAGGATTCTTCCTGGGGAAATTACAATGTAACTAGAGTAAAAGATCCAGAAAGGGCAATAACTCTAAAAGATGCAATTAAATATTCGGACAATATATATTTTGCAAAGGTGGCTTTAGATTTAGGAAGTGATAATTTTATTAAAGGAATAAATAATTTTGGAATTGGAGAGGATTTAGATTTTGAATATCCTATAGATAAAACTCAGGTATCTAATAAAGGTAAAATAGATGAAGAAATATTACTTGCAGATACTGGTTATGGACAAGGACAAATTCTTGTATCACCACTTCATATGGCGTTAGCTTATAGTGCATTAGGAAATAATGGAGATATAATGAAGCCAAGATTAAACATAAGTGAAAATAATACAGCAAAAGTATGGAAAAAAGCTATTAATACAAACAATGTAAATACATTAGTAAATGGTTTTTCATCTGTTATAAATGATTCTGATGGAACTGCATCAGATATTAAAATACCAGGAATAAATATAGCAGGAAAAACAGGAACAGCAGAGATAAAGAAAACACAAGATGATAATACAGGAACTGAAAATGGATGGTTTGTAGGTGTAAATACTGATAATTCTAGAATATCTTTATCCATGATTATAGAAAATGTAAAAGATAGAGGAGGCAGTCACTTTGTAACTCCTAAGGTTAAAAATATAATGGAATATTATCTTAAAAAATAG
- a CDS encoding [Fe-Fe] hydrogenase large subunit C-terminal domain-containing protein — protein sequence MKKEHSELFKTIVNSYVNGTLESDVENILSEYNYNKESLCRIISSLCGVEVICDSNNFIENLSNAIKSYSSQHKIVNKIKDCSMDCKKEGGKTFCQNSCPFDAILINKETNSTYIDTEKCTDCGFCVEACPTGSILDRIEFIPLVDILKSNVPVIATVAPAITGQFGENVSIHQLRSALKKIGFSDMIEVAFFADMLTLKEAIEFNHLVKNKDDLMITSCCCPMWVAMVRRVYEDLVKYVSPSVSPMIASGRVLKILNPNCKVVFIGPCIAKKAEAKEKDLQGDIDFVLTFSELKDIFDSLNIDISKMPEDFSSEYASRGGRLYARTGGVSIAVEDVVKRLFPEKEKLLKAIQGNGVVECKKLLSKAQEGKLEANFIEGMGCIGGCVGGPKAIIPKELGKEAVDEFANNSSIKISLDSSCMDNILKKLNINSIEDFKDKKKVSMFERDF from the coding sequence ATGAAAAAAGAACATAGTGAATTATTTAAAACTATAGTAAATTCCTATGTTAATGGGACATTAGAATCAGATGTAGAAAATATCCTTTCAGAATATAATTACAATAAGGAAAGTTTATGTAGAATAATTTCTTCTTTATGTGGTGTAGAAGTAATTTGTGATTCTAACAATTTTATAGAAAACCTAAGTAATGCAATAAAATCTTATTCTTCTCAGCATAAAATAGTAAATAAAATTAAAGATTGTTCTATGGATTGTAAAAAGGAAGGGGGAAAAACCTTTTGTCAAAATTCTTGCCCCTTTGATGCCATATTAATAAATAAAGAAACTAACTCCACCTACATAGATACTGAAAAATGCACAGATTGTGGTTTCTGCGTAGAGGCTTGTCCTACTGGTAGTATACTGGATCGAATAGAATTTATACCTTTAGTTGATATTTTAAAAAGTAATGTTCCTGTAATAGCCACTGTAGCCCCTGCTATAACTGGTCAGTTTGGTGAGAATGTCTCAATACATCAATTAAGAAGCGCCTTAAAAAAAATAGGTTTTTCTGATATGATAGAAGTAGCATTTTTTGCAGATATGCTAACTTTAAAAGAAGCCATAGAATTTAATCATCTTGTTAAAAATAAAGATGATCTAATGATAACCTCTTGTTGTTGTCCTATGTGGGTAGCTATGGTGAGAAGGGTTTATGAAGATCTCGTCAAGTATGTTTCTCCCTCTGTCTCTCCAATGATTGCATCCGGTAGAGTATTAAAAATCCTTAATCCCAATTGTAAAGTTGTGTTTATAGGTCCCTGTATAGCTAAAAAAGCTGAAGCTAAAGAAAAAGATTTACAAGGTGATATAGACTTTGTTCTTACCTTTTCAGAACTTAAGGATATATTTGATTCTTTAAACATAGATATATCAAAAATGCCAGAAGATTTTTCATCTGAATATGCTTCACGAGGTGGAAGATTATACGCAAGAACTGGTGGTGTTTCTATAGCTGTTGAAGATGTAGTAAAAAGACTCTTTCCTGAAAAAGAAAAGCTTTTAAAAGCTATACAGGGTAATGGTGTTGTAGAATGTAAAAAATTGCTTTCTAAAGCACAAGAGGGTAAGCTAGAGGCAAACTTTATTGAAGGAATGGGATGCATCGGTGGATGTGTTGGTGGTCCCAAAGCAATAATACCTAAAGAACTTGGTAAAGAAGCTGTTGATGAGTTTGCAAATAACTCCTCCATAAAAATTTCACTAGACAGCTCTTGCATGGACAACATTTTAAAAAAACTTAATATAAATTCTATAGAAGATTTTAAAGATAAAAAAAAGGTATCTATGTTTGAAAGGGATTTTTAA
- the murC gene encoding UDP-N-acetylmuramate--L-alanine ligase: protein MSFDFIKDKNKHIHFIGIGGISMSGLAEILLYHNFTISGSDMNSSPITEKLKEKGANIYIGHKKENIKDADLIVYTAAIASDNPEIIEAKEKNIKLMDRADFLGDLMKGYKYNVAISGTHGKTTTTSMLSHVALKANVDPTILVGGNLDIINGNVRVGKSDFFITEACEYKSSFLKFFPYIGVILNIDADHLDYYKDLDDIKNAFLKFIKLIPKDGYLVAYGEDKNIQSIIKEANCDVITYGINSGDIQAHNIEYDEKACGSFDVVKNKQKLFSVKLNVPGKHNILNSLASICIGLASNMKNEDIIEGIESFFGTHRRFELKGCKNNITVIDDYAHHPTEISATLDAAKKYPHNKMFCVFQPHTYSRTLTLFNDFTKCFDNADEIILADIYAAREKDTGIINSDMLGDKLRERGLNCTNFHKFDDIKNYLIENAKAGDLILTVGAGDIYKVGEMYINL from the coding sequence GTGTCATTTGATTTTATAAAAGATAAAAATAAACATATACATTTTATAGGTATAGGTGGAATAAGTATGAGTGGGTTAGCAGAAATACTACTTTATCATAATTTTACTATATCTGGTTCAGATATGAATTCATCACCTATAACTGAAAAATTAAAAGAAAAAGGTGCAAATATATATATTGGTCATAAAAAAGAAAATATAAAAGATGCTGATTTAATAGTATATACTGCTGCTATTGCTTCTGATAACCCTGAAATAATAGAAGCCAAAGAAAAAAATATTAAATTAATGGATAGGGCAGACTTTTTAGGTGACTTAATGAAAGGATACAAATATAATGTTGCCATATCTGGAACTCATGGTAAAACAACTACAACTTCTATGTTATCTCATGTAGCATTAAAAGCTAATGTTGACCCAACTATTTTAGTAGGTGGTAATTTAGATATAATAAATGGTAATGTAAGAGTAGGTAAAAGTGACTTCTTTATAACAGAAGCTTGTGAGTACAAATCCTCATTCCTTAAATTCTTCCCATATATTGGGGTTATTTTAAACATAGATGCAGATCATTTAGATTACTATAAAGATTTAGATGACATAAAAAATGCTTTTTTAAAATTTATTAAATTAATTCCTAAGGATGGTTACCTTGTAGCTTATGGAGAAGATAAAAATATACAAAGCATTATAAAAGAAGCTAACTGTGACGTTATAACCTATGGTATAAACTCAGGAGATATACAAGCTCATAATATAGAATATGATGAAAAAGCTTGTGGAAGTTTTGATGTAGTTAAAAATAAACAAAAATTATTTTCAGTAAAACTAAATGTTCCTGGAAAACATAATATATTAAATTCTCTAGCTAGTATATGTATTGGATTAGCTTCAAATATGAAAAATGAGGATATAATTGAAGGTATTGAAAGTTTTTTTGGGACTCATAGAAGATTTGAACTAAAAGGCTGTAAAAATAATATTACTGTAATAGATGATTATGCTCATCATCCTACAGAAATATCTGCTACATTAGATGCAGCTAAAAAATATCCTCACAATAAAATGTTCTGTGTTTTTCAGCCACATACTTATTCCAGAACATTAACCTTATTTAATGACTTTACTAAATGCTTTGACAATGCAGATGAAATTATTTTAGCTGATATATATGCTGCTAGAGAAAAGGACACTGGTATTATAAATTCAGATATGTTGGGAGATAAACTAAGAGAGCGCGGATTAAACTGTACTAACTTTCATAAATTTGATGATATAAAAAATTATCTTATAGAAAATGCTAAAGCTGGTGACTTAATATTAACTGTTGGAGCTGGAGATATATATAAAGTAGGAGAAATGTATATTAATTTATAA
- the purR gene encoding pur operon repressor, giving the protein MEKFTRNQRIAIIMKILTENPNKIINLNNFTELFNAAKSTISEDLFVVKDILNKMNMGKVETISGAAGGVKFINGISEDKSKDFAEKLCINLSKKDRIIPGNFLYVTDIMCNPQIIKQAANILSSFFSGKHIDYVVTVETKGIPLAYEVANLLGVQLVVVRRENKLTEGSTLSINYVSGSSGRVQNMYVSKDAIKRNSKCIFIDDFMKAGGTALGIINLLKEFESELLGIGVLIDNTDITKKLVNDYFSIIDFNGFDDNGNIVVKPSKLFR; this is encoded by the coding sequence ATGGAAAAATTTACAAGAAATCAACGAATAGCTATTATTATGAAAATATTAACGGAGAATCCAAATAAAATTATAAATTTAAATAATTTTACGGAACTTTTTAATGCTGCAAAATCTACCATAAGTGAAGATTTATTTGTAGTAAAGGATATATTAAACAAAATGAATATGGGAAAAGTAGAAACCATATCAGGGGCAGCTGGCGGAGTAAAATTTATAAATGGCATATCAGAAGATAAAAGTAAAGACTTTGCTGAGAAACTATGTATAAATTTGAGCAAAAAGGACAGAATAATACCAGGAAACTTTTTATATGTTACAGATATAATGTGCAATCCTCAAATAATAAAACAAGCAGCTAATATACTTTCTTCTTTTTTTTCAGGAAAACATATAGACTATGTTGTTACCGTTGAAACAAAAGGGATACCATTAGCTTATGAAGTAGCTAATTTATTAGGAGTCCAACTTGTAGTTGTTCGCCGGGAAAATAAACTTACAGAGGGTTCAACATTAAGTATAAATTATGTATCAGGATCTAGTGGAAGGGTACAAAATATGTATGTATCAAAAGATGCAATAAAAAGGAATAGTAAATGCATTTTTATTGATGATTTTATGAAAGCTGGAGGAACAGCACTTGGAATAATTAATTTACTTAAAGAGTTTGAAAGTGAATTATTAGGAATTGGCGTATTGATAGATAATACAGATATAACTAAAAAATTAGTAAATGATTATTTTTCTATAATAGATTTTAATGGGTTTGATGATAATGGAAATATAGTAGTTAAGCCATCTAAATTATTCAGATAA
- the spoVG gene encoding septation regulator SpoVG, with amino-acid sequence MQITDVRVRKIAAEGKMKAIVSVTFDNEFVVHDIKVIEGQNGLFIAMPSRKTPDGEYKDIAHPINTETREKIQKSIIEEYERAKMEEESSEKVQE; translated from the coding sequence ATGCAAATTACAGATGTACGTGTTAGAAAAATTGCAGCAGAAGGAAAAATGAAAGCTATAGTTTCAGTAACCTTTGATAATGAGTTTGTAGTTCATGATATAAAGGTTATAGAGGGTCAAAATGGACTTTTTATTGCTATGCCTAGTAGAAAAACACCAGATGGTGAATATAAGGATATAGCACACCCAATTAATACTGAAACTAGAGAGAAAATTCAAAAGTCTATAATCGAAGAATACGAGAGAGCAAAAATGGAAGAAGAATCTTCTGAAAAAGTTCAAGAATAA
- the glmU gene encoding bifunctional UDP-N-acetylglucosamine diphosphorylase/glucosamine-1-phosphate N-acetyltransferase GlmU — protein sequence MYNCAIILAAGKGKRMKSSMPKVVHKVCGKEMVNHVIDNVRKANIKDVNLVIGKGSETVKEHTKDRNVTYSMQEEQLGTGHAVICAEEFLRDKKGTVAIFTGDAPLITNETIQELFKFHNNGEFAATLISSTVQDPTGYGRIIREASGEVKKIVEHKDCNEEELNVNEINSGMYCFDIEVLLTSLKSLNNDNSQGEYYLTDVIEIIKKSEEKVGAIVVPYEEIMGVNSRVQLSEAETVMRKRINHKHMVNGVTFIDCGSTYIDVDVEIGHDTIIYPGCVIQGNTTIKEECTLYSNSRICNSVIESGVIVENSVILESHIGEWTTVGPFAYIRPETRIGKSARIGDFVEIKKSTIGDNTKVSHLTYIGDAEVGSKCNFGCGTVVVNYDGQKKQKTIIGNNSFIGCNTNLISPVKVNDNTYIAAGSTITKEVPEGSLAIARSKQINKEGWLDKKGLLKK from the coding sequence ATGTATAATTGTGCTATAATATTGGCTGCAGGCAAAGGAAAAAGAATGAAATCTTCTATGCCCAAAGTCGTACACAAGGTTTGTGGAAAAGAAATGGTAAATCACGTCATTGATAACGTTAGAAAAGCTAATATAAAAGATGTAAATTTGGTAATAGGAAAAGGATCAGAAACAGTTAAAGAACATACAAAAGATAGAAATGTTACTTATTCTATGCAAGAAGAACAACTAGGAACTGGTCATGCTGTTATTTGTGCAGAAGAATTTTTAAGAGATAAAAAAGGTACAGTGGCTATATTTACAGGAGATGCCCCTTTAATTACTAATGAGACTATACAGGAGTTGTTTAAATTTCATAATAATGGGGAATTTGCAGCTACTTTAATTTCTTCTACTGTACAAGATCCAACAGGATATGGACGAATTATAAGAGAAGCATCTGGAGAAGTAAAGAAGATAGTTGAACACAAAGATTGTAATGAAGAGGAACTTAATGTAAATGAAATTAATAGTGGAATGTATTGTTTTGATATAGAAGTTTTATTAACTAGTTTAAAAAGTCTTAACAATGATAATTCTCAAGGAGAATATTATTTAACAGATGTTATAGAAATAATAAAAAAATCTGAAGAGAAAGTTGGTGCTATAGTTGTACCTTATGAAGAAATCATGGGTGTAAATTCAAGAGTACAACTTTCAGAAGCAGAAACAGTTATGAGAAAAAGAATAAATCATAAACATATGGTAAATGGAGTAACATTTATAGACTGTGGAAGTACATATATAGATGTTGATGTAGAAATAGGACATGATACTATAATATATCCAGGATGTGTTATCCAGGGAAACACAACAATAAAAGAAGAATGCACGTTATATTCTAATTCAAGAATATGTAATAGTGTAATAGAATCAGGAGTTATAGTTGAAAATTCTGTTATACTAGAAAGTCATATAGGAGAATGGACTACTGTAGGACCGTTTGCTTATATAAGGCCAGAAACTAGAATAGGTAAATCTGCAAGAATAGGAGATTTTGTAGAAATAAAAAAATCAACTATTGGAGACAACACAAAGGTATCACACCTTACTTATATAGGAGATGCGGAAGTAGGAAGTAAGTGCAATTTTGGATGTGGAACTGTAGTAGTAAATTATGATGGACAAAAGAAACAAAAAACTATTATTGGCAACAATTCTTTTATAGGATGTAATACAAATTTGATTTCTCCAGTTAAAGTTAATGACAATACATATATTGCAGCAGGATCTACAATTACTAAGGAAGTACCAGAAGGATCTTTAGCAATTGCTAGATCAAAGCAGATCAATAAAGAAGGCTGGTTAGATAAAAAAGGATTATTAAAGAAATAA
- a CDS encoding ribose-phosphate diphosphokinase gives MITHGKGIKIFSGNSHPKLAQDIANILGTTVGESQVGTFSDGEISVNINETVRGTDLFIVQSTNEPVNDNLMELLIMIDAFKRASAGRITAVVPYYGYARQDRKAKARDPITAKLVADLLTAAGADRVLTMDLHASQIQGYFNIPLDHLLGSPILAKYFVQKGFEDRDDIVVVSPDLGSVTRARKFADKLHCPIAIIDKRRPKANVSEVMNIIGDIKDKTVILVDDMIDTAGTITNGANALIEMGAKEVYACCTHAVLSGPAIERIEKSVIKELVMLNTIDLPEEKTLDKFKVLSVAPVFAEAIKRIYEDTSVSKIFED, from the coding sequence ATGATAACCCATGGAAAAGGTATTAAAATTTTTTCAGGTAATTCTCACCCCAAATTAGCTCAAGATATCGCTAATATTTTAGGAACTACTGTAGGTGAGTCACAAGTAGGAACATTTAGTGATGGGGAAATATCTGTTAATATTAATGAAACAGTTAGAGGAACAGATCTATTTATTGTACAATCAACTAATGAACCAGTTAATGATAACTTAATGGAACTTTTAATAATGATTGATGCATTTAAGAGGGCTTCAGCAGGAAGAATAACAGCAGTTGTTCCTTACTATGGATATGCAAGACAAGACAGAAAAGCTAAGGCTAGAGATCCAATAACAGCTAAATTAGTTGCAGATCTTTTAACAGCAGCAGGAGCAGATAGAGTACTAACAATGGATTTACATGCTTCTCAAATTCAAGGATATTTTAACATCCCATTAGATCATTTACTAGGCTCACCAATACTTGCAAAGTATTTTGTACAAAAAGGATTTGAAGATAGGGATGATATAGTTGTAGTATCTCCAGATTTAGGAAGTGTAACTAGAGCTAGAAAATTTGCTGATAAGCTACATTGTCCAATAGCTATTATAGATAAGAGAAGACCTAAAGCAAATGTATCAGAAGTAATGAATATAATAGGAGATATAAAAGATAAGACTGTTATATTAGTGGATGATATGATAGATACAGCTGGAACTATAACTAATGGAGCTAATGCTTTAATAGAAATGGGAGCTAAGGAAGTTTATGCTTGTTGCACTCATGCTGTTTTATCTGGACCAGCTATAGAAAGAATAGAAAAGTCAGTAATAAAAGAATTAGTTATGTTAAACACTATAGATTTACCAGAAGAAAAAACTTTAGATAAATTTAAAGTTTTATCAGTTGCGCCTGTATTTGCAGAAGCAATTAAGAGAATATATGAAGATACATCTGTAAGTAAAATATTTGAAGATTAA